The proteins below are encoded in one region of Paenacidovorax monticola:
- a CDS encoding YegP family protein, which translates to MAAKFELKKSQNDKFVFNLVAPNGQVVLTSELYESRASALNGIESVRKNAPVGGRFGRLCAKNGSPYFTLKAANGQVIGQSQMYSGEKAREGGIESVQAHAPHAALDDQTAAN; encoded by the coding sequence ATGGCGGCGAAATTCGAGCTGAAGAAGTCCCAGAACGACAAATTCGTTTTCAACCTGGTGGCCCCTAACGGTCAGGTCGTGCTGACCAGCGAGTTGTACGAATCCCGGGCCAGTGCCCTGAACGGCATCGAGTCGGTGCGCAAGAATGCGCCCGTGGGCGGGCGCTTCGGCCGCCTCTGCGCCAAGAACGGCTCTCCCTATTTCACGCTCAAGGCGGCCAACGGCCAGGTCATCGGGCAGAGCCAGATGTACTCGGGCGAGAAGGCGCGGGAAGGTGGTATCGAGTCCGTGCAGGCCCATGCACCGCATGCGGCCCTGGACGACCAGACGGCGGCCAACTGA
- the tldD gene encoding metalloprotease TldD, protein MISREPTLERLATARQLLLEPFGLDETHLARALAEIRAHQVHDADLYFQYTRSEGWSLEEGIVKTGSFSIDQGVGVRAVSGEKTAFAYSDDISLASLLDAAHTVRSISAATQQRRVKVAPRKVAPSRTLYPGIDPIATLDSTAKVALLEKVEQRARAKDPRVAQVMAGLASEYDVVLVARADGTLAADVRPLVRLSVTVIAQQGGRREMGSAGGGGRFGLAYFDDAQIAQYVDEAVNAALVNLESRPAPAGEMTVVLGPGWPGVLLHEAVGHGLEGDFNRKGSSAFSGRIGQRVAAKGVTVLDDGTIADRRGSLNVDDEGCPSQRNVLIEDGILKGYIQDAMNARLMGVVPTGNGRRESYAHIPMPRMTNTYMLGGDKDPAEIVASMKRGLYATNFGGGQVDITSGKFVFSASEAYWVENGKILYPVKGATIVGSGPESLKKVSMIGNDMRLDSGVGTCGKEGQSVPVGVGQPTLRIDGLTVGGTA, encoded by the coding sequence ATGATCTCCCGCGAACCCACCCTCGAACGCCTGGCCACGGCCCGGCAGCTCCTGCTGGAGCCCTTTGGCCTGGATGAAACCCATCTGGCGCGCGCCTTGGCCGAGATCCGCGCGCACCAGGTGCATGACGCCGATCTGTACTTCCAGTACACGCGCAGCGAGGGCTGGAGCCTGGAGGAGGGCATCGTCAAGACTGGCTCCTTCAGCATCGACCAGGGCGTGGGCGTGCGCGCCGTGAGCGGCGAGAAAACGGCGTTCGCGTATTCCGACGACATTTCCCTGGCCTCGCTGCTTGACGCGGCCCATACCGTGCGCTCCATTTCGGCCGCCACCCAGCAGCGGCGTGTCAAGGTGGCGCCGCGCAAGGTCGCGCCCAGCCGGACGCTGTACCCCGGCATCGACCCGATCGCCACGCTCGACAGCACCGCCAAGGTGGCGCTGCTGGAGAAGGTGGAGCAGCGCGCCCGTGCCAAGGATCCGCGTGTGGCGCAGGTCATGGCGGGGCTGGCCAGCGAGTACGACGTGGTGCTCGTCGCGCGCGCCGACGGCACGCTCGCGGCCGATGTGCGTCCGCTCGTGCGCCTGTCGGTCACGGTGATCGCGCAGCAGGGCGGGCGCCGTGAAATGGGCTCCGCCGGCGGCGGCGGCCGTTTCGGCCTGGCCTATTTCGACGATGCCCAGATCGCGCAGTACGTGGACGAAGCCGTCAATGCGGCCCTGGTCAACCTTGAGTCGCGCCCCGCTCCCGCAGGCGAGATGACCGTGGTGCTTGGCCCAGGCTGGCCCGGCGTGCTGCTGCACGAAGCCGTGGGGCATGGCCTTGAAGGCGACTTCAACCGCAAAGGTTCCAGCGCCTTCAGCGGCCGCATCGGCCAGCGCGTGGCGGCCAAGGGCGTGACGGTGCTGGACGACGGCACGATCGCCGACCGCCGGGGCTCGCTCAACGTGGACGACGAGGGCTGCCCCAGCCAGCGCAATGTGCTCATTGAGGACGGCATCCTCAAGGGCTACATCCAGGACGCGATGAATGCGCGCCTCATGGGCGTGGTCCCCACGGGCAATGGCCGCCGCGAGAGCTATGCGCACATTCCCATGCCGCGCATGACCAACACCTACATGCTGGGCGGTGACAAGGACCCGGCCGAAATCGTGGCAAGCATGAAGCGCGGCCTCTATGCGACCAACTTCGGCGGCGGGCAGGTGGACATCACGAGCGGCAAGTTCGTGTTCTCGGCCAGCGAGGCCTACTGGGTCGAGAACGGCAAGATCCTCTACCCCGTCAAGGGCGCCACCATCGTGGGCAGCGGCCCCGAGTCGCTCAAGAAGGTCAGCATGATCGGCAACGACATGCGCCTGGACAGCGGCGTGGGTACCTGCGGCAAGGAAGGCCAGAGCGTGCCCGTGGGCGTGGGCCAGCCCACGCTGCGTATCGACGGGCTCACGGTGGGAGGAACCGCATGA